In Photobacterium sp. TLY01, the following proteins share a genomic window:
- a CDS encoding RimK/LysX family protein codes for MKKALIPLMFVVFALHSPSSLADSRPLEKKSIVGQVETINVQDLKLEYKARIDTGANTSSINAYDIRILGDKSEDMRENLGNMVEFKTENEKGETTTHKAKIVKVSKIRNAQGVERRYAVKMDLSWNGEHKEVTVNLRNRSKLEYKLLLGRNWLMGDYLVDVEKSDEED; via the coding sequence GTGAAAAAAGCATTGATTCCGTTAATGTTCGTTGTATTTGCATTGCACAGCCCTTCTTCTTTGGCTGACAGCCGACCTCTCGAAAAAAAATCCATTGTAGGGCAAGTTGAAACGATTAATGTCCAGGATCTGAAACTTGAATATAAAGCCCGAATTGATACTGGCGCGAACACGTCATCTATCAATGCTTATGATATCCGTATCTTAGGTGATAAAAGTGAGGATATGCGTGAGAATCTGGGCAATATGGTGGAATTTAAGACCGAAAATGAGAAAGGTGAAACAACAACGCACAAAGCAAAAATTGTTAAAGTCAGTAAAATCCGTAATGCTCAGGGTGTTGAGCGCCGTTACGCAGTAAAAATGGATTTAAGCTGGAACGGTGAACATAAAGAAGTCACCGTAAATCTGCGAAATCGGAGTAAGTTGGAATACAAGTTGCTGCTTGGCAGAAACTGGCTGATGGGCGACTATCTGGTTGATGTGGAAAAGTCGGACGAAGAAGACTAG
- a CDS encoding D-alanine--D-alanine ligase, protein MNPIHVLLLCGGGSAEHEVSLVSANFIEKNLQAIDGIRYIRLEMQKNGWFDGDGQKWQLNLDRSIQCESGEKLPVDYVIPCVHGYPGETGDLQSLLEIAAVPYFGCGPQASTNCFNKITTKLWFDALGIPNTPYVFLSEQDEESVRIAKDALTRWGSVFVKAACQGSSVGCYKATDQDSLIESLNKAFTFSDQVLVEKAIKPRELEVAAYQYGNELIVTKPGEVTCPDGKFYTYEEKYSTDSHSTTTVEASNITEEQVEAIRSYARKAFVHMKLKDLSRIDFFLSEDGEILLNEINTFPGMTPISMFPQMLAHHGHHFTDYLEQAIKSAVPQSSQ, encoded by the coding sequence ATGAATCCAATTCACGTTTTACTACTTTGTGGCGGTGGCAGCGCGGAACATGAAGTGTCTTTGGTTTCTGCCAATTTCATAGAGAAAAACCTCCAGGCGATTGACGGCATTCGCTACATCCGTCTCGAAATGCAGAAAAACGGCTGGTTTGATGGTGATGGTCAGAAGTGGCAGTTGAACCTGGATCGCAGTATTCAGTGCGAATCAGGCGAAAAACTTCCGGTTGACTATGTCATTCCGTGTGTTCATGGTTACCCCGGTGAAACAGGTGATTTGCAATCTTTACTGGAAATCGCGGCTGTCCCTTATTTTGGTTGTGGTCCTCAGGCCAGCACGAATTGTTTCAACAAGATCACCACCAAATTGTGGTTTGATGCCCTGGGTATTCCGAATACCCCTTACGTCTTTTTGAGCGAGCAGGATGAAGAGTCTGTCCGCATAGCCAAAGACGCATTAACACGTTGGGGCAGTGTTTTTGTCAAAGCCGCTTGTCAGGGGTCATCTGTGGGTTGCTATAAAGCTACGGATCAGGACAGCCTGATTGAATCACTGAACAAGGCGTTCACTTTTTCAGATCAGGTTCTGGTTGAAAAAGCCATCAAACCAAGAGAGTTAGAAGTGGCTGCCTATCAGTATGGCAATGAGTTAATTGTGACCAAGCCTGGTGAAGTGACTTGCCCGGACGGCAAATTTTACACGTACGAAGAAAAATACAGCACAGACAGCCACTCGACGACAACCGTAGAAGCTTCAAATATCACTGAAGAGCAGGTTGAAGCCATTCGCAGTTATGCCAGAAAAGCGTTTGTGCATATGAAATTGAAAGATCTCTCCCGAATCGATTTCTTCCTGAGTGAAGATGGTGAAATTCTTCTGAATGAAATCAATACGTTTCCTGGTATGACGCCAATATCCATGTTTCCTCAGATGCTGGCTCATCATGGTCATCATTTTACAGATTATCTTGAGCAAGCCATCAAAAGCGCGGTGCCTCAATCCAGCCAATGA
- a CDS encoding SPOR domain-containing protein, translating to MRRIIMILALAVLSGCALQPDPQYHTGQCVGKMTTEEAYGHLDPNRYTIQVLALSEERDIRGYLREIPGQDPIWVNWKHSLGKSWYAVIYGDFATKQEAKQRIQTLSPRILAQGPFVRSFAEVQSDKQTDVFRMR from the coding sequence ATGCGAAGAATCATCATGATTTTAGCGCTGGCTGTGCTCAGTGGCTGTGCTTTGCAGCCTGATCCGCAGTACCACACGGGGCAATGTGTCGGAAAAATGACCACAGAAGAAGCCTATGGCCATCTGGACCCTAATCGTTACACGATTCAGGTACTGGCCCTGAGTGAGGAACGAGATATTCGCGGCTATCTGCGGGAAATCCCAGGACAAGATCCCATTTGGGTGAACTGGAAACACAGTTTAGGTAAGAGCTGGTACGCTGTCATTTATGGCGATTTTGCTACCAAGCAAGAAGCCAAGCAGCGTATTCAAACTTTGTCGCCTCGCATTTTGGCACAAGGTCCGTTTGTTCGCAGTTTTGCGGAAGTGCAAAGCGATAAACAAACTGACGTTTTCCGTATGCGATAA
- a CDS encoding LexA family transcriptional regulator, whose translation MAVLPLFIESVRCGFPSPAEGHEESLELMDYLIRHPNATFVLKASGDSMTGAGIYDGDLLVVDRAEAVLPGRIVIARIFDEFTCKRLIRHHNNWWLKAENPAMKPFPMPEDSEIFGVVTRNIHNLLERS comes from the coding sequence ATGGCTGTATTACCTTTGTTTATTGAATCTGTTCGGTGCGGATTTCCCTCACCCGCTGAAGGACATGAAGAATCACTGGAACTGATGGATTATCTCATTCGTCATCCCAATGCCACTTTTGTACTGAAAGCGTCTGGCGATTCTATGACGGGGGCTGGCATCTATGATGGTGACTTACTGGTTGTCGACCGTGCTGAAGCCGTACTGCCAGGCCGAATTGTAATTGCTCGCATTTTCGATGAATTCACATGCAAGCGCCTTATCCGGCATCACAATAACTGGTGGTTAAAAGCGGAAAACCCGGCGATGAAACCATTTCCCATGCCAGAGGACTCGGAAATATTTGGCGTGGTGACACGCAATATTCATAACTTGCTGGAGCGTTCATGA
- a CDS encoding YhfG family protein: protein MKNAMLTTKQKMARFKAMQNKNYRASLKLEGFEFDGAPGRETPDEPPVPEHEQIARLKKHYAR from the coding sequence ATGAAGAACGCTATGCTGACGACTAAACAGAAAATGGCACGTTTTAAGGCAATGCAGAACAAGAATTACAGAGCCAGTCTGAAGCTTGAAGGCTTTGAATTCGATGGGGCGCCAGGCAGAGAAACGCCAGATGAACCTCCTGTGCCTGAGCATGAACAAATTGCCCGGTTAAAGAAGCACTATGCGAGATAA
- a CDS encoding putative adenosine monophosphate-protein transferase Fic encodes MRDKYGVQQDPDCYPGSAVLINLLNINDEDELALAERDFTRVRAEHFVPEFDRFDLDYLRQIHFTLFQDLYAWAGDIRRVDITKGQSRFCHARNIEREATRLFASLADESYLCGLDFDHFIRRIAHYYCELNVIHPFREGNGRVQRIFFEILALNAGYEICWEGINLKEWVEANQAGYFGILTPLEGLFERITEPVHAVVQPQWASGPGG; translated from the coding sequence ATGCGAGATAAATATGGCGTTCAGCAGGACCCTGATTGCTATCCCGGTTCTGCTGTCCTTATCAACTTACTGAATATCAATGATGAAGATGAACTCGCTCTGGCGGAGCGGGACTTTACCCGGGTGCGGGCTGAGCATTTTGTCCCTGAGTTTGACCGGTTTGATTTGGACTACCTAAGGCAAATACATTTCACTTTATTTCAGGATTTATATGCCTGGGCTGGCGATATACGCCGTGTTGATATCACCAAAGGCCAGAGCCGCTTTTGTCACGCCAGAAATATTGAAAGAGAGGCGACACGCCTGTTTGCTTCACTGGCTGACGAGTCCTATCTTTGTGGTTTGGACTTTGATCATTTTATCCGCCGTATCGCCCATTATTATTGTGAACTGAACGTCATCCACCCATTCAGGGAAGGAAATGGTCGCGTTCAGCGAATTTTCTTCGAAATTCTGGCTCTCAATGCCGGATACGAAATTTGTTGGGAAGGCATAAACCTTAAGGAATGGGTTGAAGCGAATCAGGCAGGGTACTTTGGTATTCTGACCCCGTTGGAAGGCTTGTTTGAAAGAATTACTGAACCTGTTCATGCCGTCGTTCAACCCCAGTGGGCATCGGGACCGGGCGGTTAA
- a CDS encoding CG2 omega domain protein, with the protein MMKPFLYIALALIPVSAAIAEITVSGENIEINKDCIRIDSDNVSVRSDDCDDKNKVNKNNDNRSVQGNDNPGKGHDKDKKKDKGK; encoded by the coding sequence ATGATGAAGCCGTTCCTTTATATTGCCTTAGCGTTGATACCAGTTTCGGCTGCTATTGCAGAAATCACTGTGTCAGGTGAGAACATTGAAATCAACAAAGACTGCATTCGTATCGACAGTGACAACGTCAGTGTGCGCTCGGACGATTGTGATGACAAAAACAAAGTCAATAAAAACAACGATAACCGTAGTGTCCAGGGTAATGACAATCCAGGGAAAGGACATGATAAAGATAAGAAGAAAGATAAGGGAAAGTAA
- a CDS encoding SPOR domain-containing protein yields the protein MKKIALMVAITSALAGCALDNERQTMNGTVVPTLDEQEKAAMAVEQGSTTEPMAIEQINEPIPPLSPVDIAITDEVVPLDQEIAPVDVPAVSEEKTVATMTESTPVAASAAVTQQASKPQTAKVSYEYSTEPATGFTVQVLGVSKNGGFASYIAKLPGQQPVWVNQKTFHEKPWYTLLYGHFNTAQEAQAAIKDLPAEIQSFGPFVRSLAKIHQSPEPKLTKLN from the coding sequence ATGAAAAAAATTGCCTTAATGGTTGCGATTACATCAGCTTTAGCAGGCTGTGCGCTAGATAATGAACGTCAGACAATGAATGGGACAGTGGTACCGACATTGGATGAGCAGGAAAAAGCGGCCATGGCCGTAGAACAGGGTTCAACAACTGAACCCATGGCCATTGAGCAGATCAATGAGCCGATTCCACCGCTGAGCCCTGTGGATATAGCCATTACAGATGAAGTCGTCCCCCTTGATCAAGAGATTGCCCCCGTTGATGTACCTGCAGTCTCTGAGGAAAAAACAGTAGCGACTATGACAGAATCTACACCTGTGGCGGCCTCTGCTGCCGTAACTCAGCAGGCGAGTAAGCCGCAAACTGCAAAAGTCAGCTATGAATATTCGACAGAACCTGCCACAGGTTTTACTGTTCAGGTACTGGGTGTCAGTAAAAACGGTGGTTTTGCTTCCTACATTGCTAAGTTACCGGGGCAGCAACCCGTGTGGGTGAATCAGAAAACCTTCCACGAAAAGCCTTGGTACACTTTGCTTTATGGGCATTTTAATACTGCCCAGGAAGCACAGGCTGCCATCAAAGATTTGCCTGCGGAGATCCAATCTTTCGGCCCCTTTGTCCGCAGTCTGGCTAAGATTCATCAATCACCAGAGCCGAAGCTCACCAAGCTAAACTAA
- a CDS encoding Y-family DNA polymerase, whose amino-acid sequence MTQTVSGHTNQIWALVDVQSFYTACEQLFDPKLANKPVVVLSNNDGCCVAINTQAKAIGIKRGAVWYKIEREAKRAGVEVRSSNYTLYADMSQRFIDELRQFSPQVEQYSIDEAFIRLDGLATETLTSYGKSIVDTIYQRLGLSVRVGIGASPTLAKLASNGAKRYENRVHGVLHIQTERQRQWLLERTDVQEVWGIGTRLATRLKTSGIATAWQLANQEIALMRQLWNVGLTRTVLELQGVSCIDPGDIEETKKQILSTRSFGVGITDQQELQSALAFHCHRAGEKLRKQGSQASSVGVYIRTNRYKQLPQHNKSSMESLICPTQDTQKLIISAQAQLAKMYRPGYSYQKIGVMLNELSPVSQNKLQLDMFSKDALEESKRRDLMLISDRLNTRYKNGLKPASVIATSNWHMRQAFRSNRWTTRLDELPVASC is encoded by the coding sequence ATGACTCAAACCGTATCTGGACATACGAATCAGATTTGGGCACTGGTTGACGTTCAAAGTTTTTATACTGCCTGCGAGCAATTATTTGACCCCAAGTTAGCAAACAAACCTGTTGTTGTGCTTTCAAACAACGACGGCTGTTGCGTTGCGATCAATACGCAAGCTAAGGCGATAGGGATAAAGCGCGGGGCAGTGTGGTACAAAATTGAACGAGAAGCGAAACGCGCGGGTGTCGAGGTACGCAGTTCAAATTACACCCTGTACGCTGATATGAGCCAGCGCTTTATTGACGAGCTGAGGCAATTCTCTCCTCAGGTTGAGCAGTATTCCATTGATGAAGCCTTCATTCGCTTAGATGGTTTGGCCACAGAAACCCTGACAAGCTATGGCAAAAGTATTGTCGACACAATCTATCAGAGGCTTGGTTTATCTGTTCGTGTTGGAATTGGCGCTTCACCGACACTGGCGAAACTTGCAAGCAACGGAGCAAAACGCTACGAAAACAGAGTACATGGCGTGCTTCATATCCAAACAGAGCGGCAAAGGCAGTGGTTACTGGAAAGAACCGATGTTCAGGAGGTTTGGGGCATTGGAACGCGATTGGCCACCCGGCTAAAAACCAGCGGCATCGCAACTGCGTGGCAATTGGCTAATCAGGAAATTGCACTCATGCGTCAACTCTGGAATGTAGGCCTGACTCGCACAGTCTTGGAGCTTCAAGGCGTCAGCTGTATTGATCCAGGAGATATTGAAGAAACCAAAAAACAGATACTTTCGACCCGGAGCTTTGGTGTCGGTATTACCGATCAGCAAGAATTACAGTCTGCACTAGCTTTCCACTGTCATCGTGCAGGTGAAAAATTACGCAAACAGGGGAGTCAAGCATCCTCTGTTGGTGTTTATATTCGAACAAATCGCTATAAACAGTTACCTCAACACAATAAAAGCAGTATGGAATCCTTGATTTGTCCAACTCAGGATACTCAAAAGCTGATCATTTCCGCACAAGCACAACTGGCCAAAATGTACCGTCCCGGCTATTCATACCAAAAGATTGGTGTCATGCTGAACGAACTGAGTCCTGTGAGCCAGAACAAACTTCAGCTAGATATGTTTAGCAAGGATGCACTGGAAGAAAGTAAGCGTCGTGATCTCATGCTCATATCAGACAGGCTCAATACGCGTTATAAAAATGGGCTGAAACCAGCATCCGTTATCGCAACCAGTAATTGGCACATGCGCCAAGCATTTCGCTCAAATCGATGGACCACAAGGCTGGATGAACTCCCAGTGGCTAGCTGCTAA
- a CDS encoding tyrosine-type recombinase/integrase, with amino-acid sequence MKKIYPISDENDKQKSMKAFTHPIESIDIWEVLTQKQYSSNTLLAFKNDWNSFLQYCLDNHATPLPATVKTVHHFIETMAKKRKLASLKRYIVTIGLVHRCHALPDPCRHTEVRLVLNKYCVEKKDDYKNANAFRDDHLQQLVDVFSVSAKPKDIRDLAIWSVMFEAMLKRSELAALTIENISIDSSGLISLHIQEHTIALSSMASRSMQRWLTVGMIESGVVFRRIDRHGNIGEQPLDHSSIYRVFRRAGEELGLSQDYIFSGQSPRVGAAKDLSDAGVSIPDIQSQGRWKSPAMPAQYAGHKDKHDTEIAKYVKKKDWEK; translated from the coding sequence ATGAAAAAAATTTATCCCATCTCTGATGAAAATGATAAGCAAAAGAGCATGAAAGCCTTCACACATCCCATAGAGAGTATCGATATCTGGGAAGTGCTGACGCAAAAACAGTATTCATCGAACACATTACTTGCCTTCAAAAATGACTGGAATAGCTTTCTTCAATATTGCCTGGACAATCACGCAACCCCATTACCTGCAACGGTGAAAACGGTGCATCATTTTATTGAAACCATGGCCAAGAAACGAAAGTTAGCCAGCCTAAAACGTTACATTGTCACAATTGGTCTGGTTCACCGGTGCCATGCCCTCCCCGATCCTTGTCGGCATACAGAAGTCCGACTGGTACTAAATAAGTACTGTGTAGAAAAGAAAGACGACTATAAAAATGCGAACGCCTTCAGGGACGACCACTTGCAGCAATTGGTTGATGTTTTTTCTGTCTCTGCCAAGCCCAAAGATATTCGTGATTTGGCGATATGGTCTGTGATGTTTGAAGCCATGCTCAAACGAAGTGAACTGGCAGCACTGACGATTGAAAATATCTCGATTGACTCGTCCGGGCTCATTAGCCTGCACATCCAGGAACACACGATTGCATTAAGTTCAATGGCATCACGCAGTATGCAGCGTTGGCTGACGGTGGGTATGATTGAATCAGGTGTCGTTTTCCGCAGAATCGATCGTCATGGCAACATTGGCGAGCAGCCGCTTGACCATTCATCCATCTATCGGGTGTTTCGCCGTGCAGGCGAAGAACTCGGACTCAGCCAGGACTATATTTTTTCCGGTCAATCGCCCAGAGTGGGCGCCGCGAAAGATTTATCCGATGCAGGTGTATCTATCCCGGATATACAATCCCAAGGCAGATGGAAGAGCCCGGCTATGCCGGCACAGTATGCGGGCCATAAAGACAAACACGATACGGAAATTGCGAAGTACGTTAAGAAAAAGGACTGGGAAAAGTAA
- a CDS encoding electron transfer flavoprotein subunit beta/FixA family protein has protein sequence MKILVAIKRVIDPYVKIRVQSDGSGVEQHNVKMAINPFCEIAIEEAVRMKEAGLASDVVVVSVGDTSCQEQLRTALALGADRAVHIDADAQTEPLNIARILHALVKSESPDLVIMGKQSIDSDNNQVAQMLSAISGFPQGTFASKIEVDNGFIKVTREVDGGLETVRLRLPAVVSTDLRLNEPRYASLPNIMKAKQKPLDVISLDSLGVTLSQNQEILSVSSPPVRQGGTKVGSVSELIDKLKHEAKVIS, from the coding sequence GTGAAGATATTAGTCGCAATCAAAAGGGTCATAGACCCGTATGTGAAGATTCGTGTTCAATCCGACGGTTCAGGCGTCGAGCAGCATAATGTAAAAATGGCCATCAATCCTTTTTGCGAAATTGCCATCGAAGAAGCGGTTCGTATGAAAGAAGCCGGCCTGGCCAGTGACGTGGTTGTCGTTAGCGTGGGCGACACGAGTTGCCAGGAGCAACTCCGAACTGCGTTGGCACTTGGTGCAGACAGAGCAGTTCACATTGATGCGGATGCACAAACTGAACCGCTGAATATTGCACGCATTCTGCATGCCCTTGTAAAAAGTGAATCACCTGATCTGGTGATTATGGGCAAGCAATCAATTGATTCTGATAACAATCAAGTCGCTCAAATGTTGTCTGCCATATCTGGTTTTCCTCAGGGAACTTTTGCTTCAAAGATTGAAGTCGATAACGGTTTTATCAAGGTTACCCGAGAAGTTGATGGTGGTCTGGAAACGGTCAGGCTGCGGCTGCCTGCAGTCGTCAGTACAGATCTCCGGTTAAATGAGCCAAGATATGCCTCATTGCCCAATATCATGAAAGCAAAACAAAAACCGCTGGATGTTATTAGTTTAGATAGCCTTGGCGTGACGTTGTCACAAAATCAGGAAATACTGTCAGTCTCATCACCGCCTGTTCGCCAGGGGGGCACAAAAGTTGGTTCGGTCTCTGAATTGATTGATAAATTAAAGCATGAAGCCAAGGTGATCTCATGA
- the yciH gene encoding stress response translation initiation inhibitor YciH, with amino-acid sequence MSDNSRLVYSTDTGRIKEEKTVSERPKGDGVVRIQRQTKGRKGKGVCIVTGLDVTDAELKLLAAELKKVCGCGGSVKDGTIEIQGDKRDLIKTTLEKKGHTVKLAGG; translated from the coding sequence ATGAGTGATAACAGCCGATTAGTTTATTCAACAGATACAGGCAGAATTAAAGAAGAGAAAACAGTCTCAGAGCGTCCAAAAGGTGACGGCGTGGTTCGAATTCAACGCCAGACCAAAGGACGTAAAGGAAAGGGCGTCTGTATTGTTACCGGGCTGGATGTTACCGATGCTGAGCTGAAGCTATTGGCCGCCGAGTTGAAAAAAGTCTGCGGCTGCGGAGGCTCTGTAAAAGATGGAACCATCGAGATTCAGGGTGATAAACGCGATCTGATCAAAACCACACTGGAGAAAAAAGGACACACGGTGAAATTAGCCGGTGGCTAA
- a CDS encoding electron transfer flavoprotein subunit alpha/FixB family protein, with amino-acid sequence MSVLIIAEHDNHTLSPETSKVITASQSLESDCQVLIAGHQCRAVAEQVAGIAGVSQVLLADHPVYTHWLAENISELITEVAADYSHLLMAATTTGKNVLPRVAGLLGVGLLADVISIESADTVVRPIYAGNALAKVKSLDSKKLMTVRTSAFAPSATSGGSALIVELEKVIESPNSEYVSSEMTQSSRPELPAARVVVSGGRGLGDKAHFAMLEELADKLGGAVGASRAAVDAGFVSNDLQVGQTGKIVAPELYIAVGISGAIQHLAGMKDAKVIVAINKDPDAPIFDVADYGLVGDLFEILPELIEKL; translated from the coding sequence ATGAGTGTACTTATCATTGCAGAACACGACAATCACACGCTGTCTCCTGAGACATCTAAGGTGATCACTGCGAGCCAGTCACTGGAAAGTGATTGTCAGGTTTTGATCGCTGGTCATCAATGCCGGGCTGTGGCAGAGCAGGTCGCTGGTATTGCGGGGGTAAGCCAAGTCCTGCTGGCTGACCATCCGGTCTACACGCATTGGTTAGCTGAAAACATCTCAGAACTGATCACCGAGGTAGCAGCTGATTATTCTCATTTACTCATGGCAGCAACGACAACCGGAAAAAATGTTTTACCGCGTGTAGCCGGTCTTCTGGGGGTTGGATTACTGGCCGATGTTATCAGCATTGAGTCTGCTGATACGGTCGTCCGGCCGATATATGCCGGGAATGCACTGGCTAAAGTGAAGTCACTTGATAGTAAAAAGCTGATGACTGTGCGGACTTCAGCATTTGCCCCTTCAGCAACAAGCGGGGGATCTGCCCTCATTGTCGAACTAGAAAAAGTGATTGAATCACCGAACTCCGAATACGTGTCCAGTGAAATGACACAAAGTAGCCGACCAGAATTGCCGGCTGCCCGCGTTGTAGTCTCCGGTGGCCGGGGTCTTGGAGATAAAGCACATTTTGCAATGTTAGAAGAGTTGGCGGATAAACTTGGTGGCGCAGTGGGGGCTTCCAGAGCCGCGGTCGATGCGGGTTTTGTATCAAACGATCTGCAAGTAGGTCAGACTGGTAAAATTGTTGCACCAGAGCTGTATATTGCGGTTGGCATTTCAGGCGCAATACAGCATTTAGCTGGGATGAAAGATGCAAAGGTGATTGTTGCAATCAATAAAGATCCTGATGCCCCAATTTTTGATGTGGCAGACTATGGACTCGTTGGTGATTTGTTCGAGATTCTACCTGAGCTCATCGAAAAACTTTAA
- a CDS encoding HAD family phosphatase: MIHNVVFDFGAVLFDWNPHKIVSTFTQSTYEQDILLTHVLQHSDWLALDRGTMLMAEVIPKFAARTGFPEARMEDFIDHIQNSLTVIEASKNLLEDLLEQDFKLYYLTNMSSAFFDTLNDKHDFISLFHGGLVSAKELLMKPEPEIFQSLMIKYGLSPEDTYFIDDNEDNVLTARKLGITAIRFSSTPACYQQIRSALRLKVD; this comes from the coding sequence ATGATTCATAACGTAGTTTTTGACTTTGGTGCTGTGCTGTTTGATTGGAACCCGCACAAAATCGTCTCTACTTTCACTCAGTCTACATACGAACAGGACATACTGCTCACACATGTGCTTCAGCACTCTGACTGGTTGGCTTTGGATCGCGGTACGATGCTGATGGCTGAAGTCATCCCTAAATTTGCTGCTCGTACCGGTTTTCCGGAAGCAAGGATGGAAGATTTCATCGATCACATTCAAAACAGTCTGACAGTGATCGAAGCGTCGAAAAATCTGCTTGAAGACTTATTAGAGCAGGATTTCAAACTGTACTACCTCACAAATATGAGCAGTGCATTTTTCGATACACTGAATGACAAGCATGATTTCATCTCATTATTTCATGGTGGTCTGGTGTCTGCCAAAGAGTTATTAATGAAGCCAGAACCTGAAATATTCCAATCACTTATGATAAAGTATGGCCTTAGTCCGGAAGATACGTATTTTATCGATGACAATGAAGACAATGTGCTTACGGCCCGAAAGCTGGGTATAACGGCGATTCGTTTTTCATCAACACCAGCTTGTTATCAACAGATTCGCTCAGCATTGAGACTTAAGGTGGATTAG